In a single window of the Nicotiana tomentosiformis chromosome 8, ASM39032v3, whole genome shotgun sequence genome:
- the LOC104112377 gene encoding putative L-ascorbate peroxidase 6 isoform X1, which produces MSHTVTVDRWVLSSGASSFTSTFKFYFPAKFARTRHFGGTPIRASATSNASNESVTCNSLLCGRRALLSMTALSLVMPCDRVNNSFDAIAADESLRLREEIRKVLSKGKAAGVLRLVFHDAGTFEIDEKIGGMNGSIVLELDRPENKGLKKSVKVLEKAKSQIDVVQPVPWADLIALAGAEAVSLCGGPSIPVQLGRIDSLVPDPEGKLPEESLDATSLKQCFERKGFSTQELVALSGAHTLGSKGFGSPVVFDNAYFKILMEKPWLSSAGMTSMVGLPSDRALVEDVECVRWISKYAEDQSLFFEDFKNAYTKLVDTGATWKK; this is translated from the exons ATGAGTCACACCGTCACCGTCGACCGTTGGGTTCTCAGTTCCGGCGCTTCCTCCTTTACCTCTACTTTCAAGTTCTACTTTCCCGCCAAATTCGCTAGAACCCGCCATTTTGGCGGCACTCCAATTCGAGCTTCTGCTACCAGCAACGCTTCAA ATGAAAGTGTAACTTGCAATTCCTTATTATGTGGAAGGAGAGCTTTACTATCTATGACTGCCTTGTCACTTGTTATGCCGTGTGATAGAGTTAACAATAGCTTTGATGCCATTGCTGCTGA TGAGAGTTTACGCTTAAGGGAGGAGATCAGGAAGGTCTTATCGAAGGGCAAGGCTGCTGGTGTACTTCGCCTTGTATTCCATGATGCAGGAACTTTTGAAATTGATGAGAAAATTG GGGGTATGAATGGCTCTATAGTTCTTGAACTCGACAGACCTGAAAACAAAGGCCTTAAGAAATCTGTAAAG GTTCTGGAGAAAGCAAAGAGTCAAATAGATGTTGTGCAACCAG TCCCGTGGGCTGATTTAATAGCTTTGGCTGGAGCAGAAGCTGTTTCATTATGTGGTGGACCTAGCATCCCGGTTCAGCTGGGCAGAATTGATTCACT GGTGCCTGATCCTGAAGGAAAACTTCCTGAAGAATCACTAGATGCCACTAGTTTGAAGCAATGTTTTGAAAGAAAAGGCTTCTC AACTCAGGAACTTGTTGCCTTGTCTGGCGCGCATACTCTAGGAAGTAAAGGGTTTGGGAGTCCAGTTGTCTTTGATAATGCATACTTCAAGATACTCATGGAGAAACCATGGTTATCCTCAG CCGGCATGACTAGTATGGTTGGCCTTCCTTCTGATAGGGCACTTGTCGAAGATGTTGAATGTGTAAG ATGGATCTCAAAGTATGCTGAGGATCAGAGTTTATTTTTTGAAGATTTCAAGAATGCCTATACCAAACTTGTTGACACTGGTGCAACTTGGAAGAAATGA
- the LOC104112378 gene encoding calmodulin calcium-dependent NAD kinase-like, protein MGNAMASSKPSYTQIIVASSIGLILAAAVHYRLKKIRDQKIVPRTKVTNTGQILRFESFSHYVARQMGFADKRECPHLCKLAAEYIRKSEGCEEDIYNFFSNEPDADSLFIKLVEEFERCILSYFAFHWCHASHMISQILSADHAEPKKKLKSIVMAATREQRFERVTKNLKVARVFTTLVEEMKAIGLVSADDSQCTDVMVPMAHKDRSPVLLFMGGGMGAGKSTVLKDILKEPFWAGAAANAVVIEADAFKESDVIYKALSSRGHHNDMLQTAELVHQSSTDAASSLLVTALNEGRDVIMDGTLSWIPFVVQTITMARNVHRRRYRMGVGYRVEDDGTVTENYWEQLNEEQEATDGNRKRRPYRIELVGVVCDAYLAVIRGIRRAIMCRRAVRVNSQLKSHKRFASAFHTYCQLVDNARVYSTNALEGPPKLIGWKDKDKTLLVDPDEIDVLKMVGRLNDGSNSIYELYKNPHPAFQTGSVWKDIVLSPSRLNIQKELKYSIQKVERMRA, encoded by the exons ATGGGAAATGCAATGGCTTCTTCAAAACCTTCATATACACAGATCATTGTAGCATCTTCAATTGGATTAATTCTTGCTGCTGCTGTGCATTATCGCCTCAAGAAAATTCGTGACCAAAAAATTGTTCCTCGTACTAAAGTTACCAATACTGGTCAGATCCTTAGGTTTGAGAGTTTTTCTCATTATGTAG CTAGACAAATGGGATTTGCTGATAAGAGGGAATGTCCACATTTATGCAAATTAGCAGCTGAGtatataaggaaatcagaagggTGTGAAGAAGATATATACAACTTCTTTTCTAATGAACCAGATGCTGATTCACTCTTTATAAAGCTAGTTGAAGAATTTGAGAGATGCATCCTTAGTTACTTTGCATTTCATTGGTGCCATGCTTCTCATATGATCAGCCAG ATTTTGAGTGCTGATCATGCAGAGCCAAAAAAGAAGCTGAAAAGCATTGTCATGGCAGCTACTAG GGAACAAAGATTTGAAAGGGTGACAAAGAATCTGAAGGTAGCAAGAGTATTTACAACCTTAGTAGAGGAGATGAAAGCAATAGGGCTTGTTTCAGCAGATGATTCACAGTGCACAGATGTTATGGTTCCAATGGCTCATAAAGATAGAAGCCCTGTCCTCCTCTTTATGGGTGGTGGTATGGGAGCTGGCAAAAGCACTGTGCTTAAGGACATTCTCAAGGA ACCTTTTTGGGCAGGAGCAGCAGCTAATGCTGTTGTAATAGAGgcagatgctttcaaagaatcaGATGTCATTTACAAAGCCCTCAGCTCTAGGGGACATCATAATGACATGCTTCAAACTGCTGAAttg GTACATCAGTCATCAACAGATGCAGCATCATCACTACTTGTAACAGCACTAAATGAAGGGAGGGATGTGATAATGGATGGTACACTCTCATGGATACCCTTTGTAGTGCAGACTATAACCATGGCCAGAAATGTTCACCGGCGCCGTTATCGCATGGGAGTTGGTTACAGAGTAGAGGATGATGGAACTGTTACTGAAAACTACTGGGAACAGCTGAATGAAGAGCAAGAGGCCACTGATGGGAATAGAAAGAGAAGGCCTTATAGAATAGAATTGGTTGGAGTTGTTTGTGATGCTTATTTAGCTGTCATTAGAGGAATAAG GAGAGCAATCATGTGTAGAAGAGCAGTAAGAGTTAATTCACAGCTGAAATCACACAAGAGATTTGCAAGTGCATTCCATACATACTGTCAGCTAGTAGACAATGCAAGAGTATACTCCACTAATGCATTGGAAGGCCCACCTAAG TTGATAGGGTGGAAGGACAAAGACAAGACACTATTAGTTGATCCAGATGAGATAGATGTATTGAAAATGGTGGGAAGGTTGAATGATGGATCAAACTCCATATATGAACTTTACAAGAATCCACATCCAGCTTTTCAAACAGGTTCTGTTTGGAAAGATATTGTCTTGTCACCTTCTAGGTTGAACATTCAGAAAGAACTCAAGTATTCCATTCAGAAAGTTGAAAGGATGAGAGCCTAG
- the LOC104112377 gene encoding putative L-ascorbate peroxidase 6 isoform X2: MSHTVTVDRWVLSSGASSFTSTFKFYFPAKFARTRHFGGTPIRASATSNASNESVTCNSLLCGRRALLSMTALSLVMPCDRVNNSFDAIAADESLRLREEIRKVLSKGKAAGVLRLVFHDAGTFEIDEKIGGMNGSIVLELDRPENKGLKKSVKVLEKAKSQIDVVQPVPWADLIALAGAEAVSLCGGPSIPVQLGRIDSLVPDPEGKLPEESLDATSLKQCFERKGFSTQELVALSGAHTLGSKGFGSPVVFDNAYFKILMEKPWLSSAMMVFYSEMEIPDTYMHRA; this comes from the exons ATGAGTCACACCGTCACCGTCGACCGTTGGGTTCTCAGTTCCGGCGCTTCCTCCTTTACCTCTACTTTCAAGTTCTACTTTCCCGCCAAATTCGCTAGAACCCGCCATTTTGGCGGCACTCCAATTCGAGCTTCTGCTACCAGCAACGCTTCAA ATGAAAGTGTAACTTGCAATTCCTTATTATGTGGAAGGAGAGCTTTACTATCTATGACTGCCTTGTCACTTGTTATGCCGTGTGATAGAGTTAACAATAGCTTTGATGCCATTGCTGCTGA TGAGAGTTTACGCTTAAGGGAGGAGATCAGGAAGGTCTTATCGAAGGGCAAGGCTGCTGGTGTACTTCGCCTTGTATTCCATGATGCAGGAACTTTTGAAATTGATGAGAAAATTG GGGGTATGAATGGCTCTATAGTTCTTGAACTCGACAGACCTGAAAACAAAGGCCTTAAGAAATCTGTAAAG GTTCTGGAGAAAGCAAAGAGTCAAATAGATGTTGTGCAACCAG TCCCGTGGGCTGATTTAATAGCTTTGGCTGGAGCAGAAGCTGTTTCATTATGTGGTGGACCTAGCATCCCGGTTCAGCTGGGCAGAATTGATTCACT GGTGCCTGATCCTGAAGGAAAACTTCCTGAAGAATCACTAGATGCCACTAGTTTGAAGCAATGTTTTGAAAGAAAAGGCTTCTC AACTCAGGAACTTGTTGCCTTGTCTGGCGCGCATACTCTAGGAAGTAAAGGGTTTGGGAGTCCAGTTGTCTTTGATAATGCATACTTCAAGATACTCATGGAGAAACCATGGTTATCCTCAG CAATGATGGTCTTTTATTCTGAAATGGAAATCCCTGATACCTACATGCATAGAGCTTAA